The genomic interval AGGCGGCCACAATGCCTCTGTCTCTGAGTGATGGGAAGTGGCACCATGTGTGTATGACCTGGTCAACTCGGGACGGACAGTGGGAGGCGTACCAGGACGGCGTGCAGAGAGGGTCCGGCACCGACCTGTCCCCCTGGCACTCCATCAAGCCTGGAGGGGTCTTCATCCTGGGGCAGGAGCAGGTAAAGGAAGAAAAACACCAGCAAGTCCAGTTTTATGCATTCACACTCGATGCTAAATGTACCTTCCTGTGCTTCAGGACACGCTCGGGGGCCGTTTTGATGCCACCCAGTCGTTCGTGGGTGAGATGTCAGATCTCCACGTGTGGTCGCACGTTCTGAGCGCCGCTGACATCTACAGCCTGGCGTCCTGCGGCAGCCACCTGCGGGGCGACGTCATCGCCTGGTCCGAGGCGGAGGTGGAGCTTCACGGAGGCGTCGCCAGATACCCCGTCGACCCCTGTCACTGAAGGCTGGACACCCCCCACGCGTGGAACAGACGAGCCATCACTCAGTCAATGCCTTCCTTTCATCCACCTTGTGGTTTTTAATAAGAAAAcgataaagtaaataaaaatcgGTGCAACCTCTGTATCTACAGAACCACTGTAGGCGCGTAGCGATGCTGGGACTTAGTGGCCAGATGTGTTCATGGGTTAGTGTCTTTCGAACAGACAAGCGCAGTATGTGACATATTGTCATGTTGTTAATAAGCAGGTCTGTGCTAACGTTAGCAGCTTCTGTTGTTATTAGTTTAAGAATCGTTTTCTACTCTGGATTCTCTTTTGCAAAAGGTTTCCATAAAGATACAGCTAAATCACCAAAGAAACTGTAGAATTAAACGCGTTTGGTTTGTGTTACACTGTGTAACATTCATTATCTATGTATCATAGATAGATTGGTGAGTTGTTTTGAAACAAATCCTGAAGCGTTTGTCAGAATTTAGCTTTTTACACCTGGTTTTAAAATTTCCTGCCACGACTTTCTAACCagctttttaaacttttataaATCATACAGCACTGACTGACTTTAGTTTCGCTAACTTGATTTTCTCTGCTGTACATTTTGTGCAACAAGGTGAAGTATTGAAGCCTTGATTGTAAATCTGCTGTTATCCTGTACATAAAAAGGCTGAATTTAGGCCAGACTGTTACTCTGACATCATAGATAGTATCTTTTTTCAAATGATagaactgtaaataaaagtatGAAAATGTAGATGAACTAATAACAGTTCACATGGAAAGTTACATTAACCAGAACAGGTAATGAttcaaatctaaaaaaaacatggcAACATAAAGACTGACAAACACATTGTGGTTAAAGGTGTTCCTGCACACAGGGGTCACGGACTGATCCGTCCTATAATGGATGCGACGGGCAAACACATGACCTAAAACCACTATGAAGCCTGAGCAGAGCTAATCCAAGTGGAAATGGCCCCAGGATAAAGAATGTCCAGTAATAAACGCCCgcttcttctttctctgcttGCTCCCTTACTCTGTCTCTTTTCAGCGGTTCGGGGAAAATGgcctgaaaagaaaagcagcgtgTACGTTTTTTGAGAGATCCTGTGATCACGGACCACACAACCTGTAAAGAAAACAATTAGAGCAGAGCCAGGAAAATTAAAACACATCCGTCATCAGTTTACCTTTTATTGTTACACAGTAGTTTACTGGCACCAAGGTATCGTGCTTTTCCTTTTGCTACATTTACAGATGATCTATCCATCCTTACCTCAcagtaagtaaaaataaataaatacaaaataaccAGGTGGTTGTGGGGTCACAGGAGTCAGACTGGACCACGTCCAGTCGGAACATTTCAGTGTTTATACTTTTGTTGTAATGGAAGCTTTTGTGCGGCAGAATATTTTTGGCAACTTTGCACTTCGAGAACACCCAGAAGGTGAAGGCCTACAAACAGTTCGTGTGTATAGAAGCACGGACATGGTTACATTTACAGTTCTCTGGATGCAATGGGGGAGAAGAGAAGCAATCCTGCATCCGTGTCATGTCCTCATCCCATCTGGCTTCATGCACCGGGATGCTTTTCTTACGTTCAGTGGAATCTGCTGCTGTAGCAGGACTGGACCAGGCGATGGTGTGGTGATGTGACGGTGGAACACGCTCTacagcaggctgcagcatgTGGAGCCGCCAGTAGAGGCTGCTACAGAGGGATGAAGCTCTATTGTCAGTCCAAGTAACAGCATTTTCTCCAAAATGCTCACATTGATAAAGTGCAGAAGACAGTTACTTCTCCTACCATCGAGTAAATACCACTTCAATAAACTACTGGAAACAGTTCATTAACTGGATGCCAAGCTAATCTAAACTAAATGCGTTCATTACCATCATTTAAAGAATCACAGCTTTATTCGTGTTTTGGCTTGCGTTAAGCACTGCAGTACTATCAAAATGCTGATGCTTCCTCTTATTGGATCGGTGAAATAAAGACGGGACGTTAGCTTAGCAGACTGAGATCTGCGTTTGTGCTTTACACAGCCTGATCTACTGAAAAACAACAGTATGGACTGGAATCAGACTACAAAGCATCAACCTCTTCACCAACGGTCCTCGTTGTACTCCAAATACTATAATTAAGACAATTTATAAAGCAACCTCAACATTAAACCAACGTCTCCAAGCCAACACGGAACACTAACACCTTTCAAATCAGTGCACTAGCATGATCGGCGACGTCTCAGTTGATCAACATGCAGTCCTACAGGAGCTCGTACAAAAATCAGATTTTAACAAAAGATaaagaataaattaaattatttctaTGTATCATAAACAAATATGCTAACATCTATTTACAGAAAGTATACATCGCAATGAGCTGCCTTGGTGATTTCTTAAAACTCAAAATAGCAGACAGACCTGGCTCTAACAGTGAAGTGTCTGACAGTCATTACTAGCGACAGACGTCTGCGTTTTTCCTGTAGTGTCGAGGAAGAAGAGTACGATTTGTGGCATGCTGTAACATTACATCCGAGGGAACGTGAGGATCGTTGCTCAGTATAGTGTTAGAAAGTCATGGATAACACTCCCCCAGGCAGGTACTACACATTTCTACTTCACTGCTGAAGATCAGGCCGTAGTACTCTGGCAACATAAAGTCAGTCATCTTATCTTCATCTAAAGTTCATGTCATGTGTAAAACTATTACACATACTATGAAAGAGCAATGAGCAGATGTCAGGAATCAGAAGTCATCTAGTGCCGTTCCTCCTCTTCGCTGACAAAATACTCCTACTAAATCTTCTTAGTGTTTCAATACTGAATTCACATTTTGCCTTGGGCAAAGCACGAGAAAAGAAAATTCTATGTAGTTATTGTAGTGATAAAGGCAAATACTTCACAACAACCGAAGTGGTTTACTATCCTGAATAAAACCATGTTCACACTAAGAGAGAACCATCACAAGGCcgcatttgttgtgtttaatcCACACTGGAAATGTCTGCTCCACATGCTAAACAGGAGGGAAGAACAGATAAATGTATCTTCTGATGGCCATGCATGAGGCTTCATTTACCAGCCATAGCAATGTTGCGCTGTTGATGTAGTTAAAGTCATGAATATGTGCATTAGCGTGTTCTTAATATGGACTTGTTAACTGTTATTTTCAAACCCTTCAgcaaagtaaatatttttttaaatttagtaaGTGGCATTAAGAAGATTATAATcaaaaaattaattttaaacaaTCCATCTTAGTGTGAACATGgtttaaaacactttttttcagtTCACCTAAATGCTGAATGAGGGGAATCTGGTGGCAAtgcagggcagacagtgtgctCGGGCTGTACCGCTTCAAATACGCTGTAGTGTAAACTGGATGGCGGGGAGCCCCCAGGATGAAGGCCTGAACACCAAGAAAGGGGACAGAAATGTGTCCTGTGGTGGAAACAGAGAGGAGAATGGCCAAGGAAGACGTCTacggctgctcctccttcttcttcagagatATACGTTTCTTCCTCGCGGCAAGCATTTCATAGAAGGGATCGACACTTACAGCAGATCTGatcagacaacacacacacacacacacacacacacacacacacacacacacacacacacacacacacacacacacacacacacacacacacacacacacacacacacacacacacacacacacacacacacacacacacacacacacacacacacacacacacacacacacacacacacacacacacacacacacacacacacacacacacacacacacacacacacacacacacacacacacacacgtgagtgaGCGAATCATTAGGACCAACTATATGTACTAACAGGAATTAGATTctatcattcattcattcattcgcaTACTTGATGCTGTGGATCCATTCATCCTTCTCCTCAGGTGTAGGGGCGGAGATGCGGTACACCATGTGGTTCCCCTCCACTACTCTCCCATCAGCCTCAGTTTTACATGCCTTAATCAGCTGACCACGGTTGTTGGGGATGTACAACTCAAAGCAGTTCTGTTGGAAGACAGGCAAGAATGTTCAGATATACTCATGATTATTAACCTATCGTGTGCTACGGGAATGAAAACCTACTGGTTTTCTTGGATCTTCAACCTCACGGATACTAAGGTTTTCCAAGGGGATGATACCCCGCGGCTCCTTATCCTGTtagggaaacaaacaaacattatttAATTACTCAGCATGTTCTTTAAGACCCTGCCAGATATAAAAATGCATTGTGATATGGTGGACACACAGATACGAAAAAATAACACTATTTATCCTCAGTGGAAGATTCTTGTACCACAGCAATGGAGTTAAATGACCAAAACAAAGGTAAATCAGTAACCTCATAAAGGAACAGTGTGAGCAGTGGCCAAGAAAAACAACCCACAGGAGGAGCTGTTGTAGCTGGCTGCCACCCAAACAAGAGCCAAACAATGAGAAACATGTTGACGTACTCTACTAAACTTAACCATGTAAAATTATTAACTTGCAATTGGTGAATCACAATGTTTACATTCGTCCATCTGTTGCTTGCCATCTGTGCACAAGTAAAGATATGTAACAGCTAACCCATATACTGAGTACCTCAACTTCCTCAAAACACTTCCTCTGGCAGAGTTCACTCGGGGTCAAAGCTTCATTTTAGGCCAGACAATTGGATTTAAAGGGCAATCTTACAATTTGAAAACACTTTGGTTGAATCAAAATTAATCAagaaaatttatttaaattgcatTGATTTCACATCATTAgacaattataataattaaataataaacaaattctTCCTCGTGGCACTTACTGTGGTGTATTCAAAGTAATAAAGGCAATTGTCTGTGAGAATAAACCATCTGCGTTTCCAGGTTTTCACGCGTCCTCCTGAAATACAGCAACACAGTCAGGACATCAAGTGAACGGAAAGATAATTGCTAAAAGGGTCAAATTTAAAATATCTgcattattttttacatttgactACGTGTCTATTAATTTCAAGAAAATAATTTATCTACAACAACTCAGTTCAGTACATACCTCCtgagaaaacaagcagcagcagtagaggGTGGAAGAAGCAGAGACAAAAAGGACCAAAGGTTTTAGAGGGAGACAGTcgacaagaggaggaagagacgggAGAGAAAACAACAGGAGATGAACAGATTAGTTAAGTGACACACGCATCACAAGCCCGGccatgcaaaagaaaacagatCTCCAGACCGTCAAACCACAAGGAAGCGAGTCTCGTGTTCACCATTATGTCATAGCAACACTGTGACAACTCAGGTGAAGCCAAAGAGACAGCAAAGCCTTAGAACGACAGCACAGTAGCATCCAGAACATACACTACCCTGTCTCAATTGTAATGACACATAGGACATGTCTGTAGAAACATTGAACTCTATAGGATCAGCATTAAAGCAAATGTTAAAGCAACAGCAGGACTCgccagcaaaacaaaaaggcccCAGTGGCATCATCTCACCAAGTTTGAGAAGCCACCCTTCTCTGTCAGGGTTGAAGAAGGTGTGCGTCAGGTCGTTGCCGTCGTCCTCTGGAATCTTGAAGGGCTCGTTTTTAATGCTTTCATATAGATTCTGAAgtgataaacaataaaaaattaaatcacCTTTTACCAggactgtgtttgttgttacTTGAGTCAAGATGGAGGCGATCAtactctgagcagctcctctggcagGTCTCCCCCCTCGTTGATCCCTCGGTTCATGGATATGAAGCGATCCACTCCAGGTTTGTCCCTTACATTCGGGTTATGGAGGCTCGTGTTCAGCATGATGATGGCAAATGACAGAACGTAACACGTGTCTGGCACAAAATGATGAACAACACAATACGTTAATACCACTGATGATCAAATTGATCAAGCTCACAGCATGCTTCTGGTTTATACCACAAAGACTCTGTATCACACAGGTTGAAATGTAGAGTTTTCAGTATACTAAACTCCAAAGATGCTTTATGAAACTTTATGGGGCATGAATGTTTGTTCCACTttttgtttgcagtgtttttgaTCACCAGAACTCAATAGACGCAATCAGTGTAATGATTAACACTAAAAGTAAACTCCACAAGGAAAATCTAAGGAAATaatttataaaaacaaacactgcttaTGAAGCGGCAGATGATGGATCATTTCTGGTAAAGGGCTCATTGTTTGAAATTACTTTCACTTTGTATTGTCTAACGGGAATCCAAACAAGTGGCcttaatacacacacatattaaaataaattaatggaCTTCCTGTGATGAATTGATGGAAATTTAATGACCTGGACAGTTAACACTAACAGAAAGAACTTGTTTACCAGTGCTCTGGAAGACGCCAGGGTTACAGTGGCAGTATCTCTGAGCAAAAGCTTCCATCATTCTATCAATCTTCTGGGCCTCACCGGGCAAACGGAAACTCCACAGGAACTGTCTACAGAAAACAGGTCGAGGTTTAGGTCAGGTCTCAGagaactgttttacagtcttatATTACTTTCCCTACAAAGCCTGAAGTGGCAGAGAGATTGGGACTTTCCATTGTTGAGAAGGTTTGTTTAACAGCGAATGCCAGGATATTAGTCAATGGCTGTTGTTCATGTGTGCAAAACAAGAGCACACGCACTTTACCTGAGGGCCTGGACAAGGTTGAGATCAGTGAATTCATGGAGATCAACAAAGGCCTGAAGAACTTTGATGTTGAAATCATCCCTGTAAACGAGCACACAAAaagcatttacaaaaaaaattatgcCAAAGGAAATGAATGCAGCATCGGAAGACGGAGCACCTTTCTCCCAAGTAATCTCCTATAGCGGTCTTGTTTAGACCTTCTCCTTTGTACAAGAACTGAGCGATGTCCTCTGGAGTGTGTCTCAGCAGCTCGTTCTCCACCAGAAAAACAATGCCCTGCAGAGAACAGAAACACTcagtaaaaataacaaaaacgtGTGCCCGTCTACGCCTGCACTAATACAAGCTATTACCTTTTTTGGATCCATGTTGAACTTTTTCCTTCCCATTGCAACATGTCTACTTTTCTGTAGAGTTTTACTGCAAAATGAAAAGAGGTGCACCAAACTGTCAGATTCTAATTTTTAAAACAAGGACAAATAAATTCACAGCAGATGACATAAACGTAAATGTAGAATCAGTCGATGATACTGTTGCTATGACAACGATAAGTGAAATCCTACTGCTGTCATTGCCAAATCATAACTGAGCACACAGCACAGTCCTAACGTTACTTCTTCTCTCTTACCTGCCCTCTGTGCTGGACTCCAACCCTTCTACTTCTAAAATTGCTTCTCTCAATTCTTCTCTGAGCCTCTGgatctcctgcagcaggacgcTCTTCCGCCTGCGGATGTCCTCCAGCTCAGAGCGCTCCTCTGGGCTCAGGTCTACTGGGACTGtaaaggaagagaagaaaaatgaagcactgctcctgctgcagacataACAAATGGCAACTGTGCCCACACAATCAAAGGCAGCAGTCGTCTTtagcaaaaacataaaaaacaaatgttatgAGTATATTGGGACCGGCATTACATTGGCTTGAATCACAACCATAGAATGAATACATAAGTAGCCAGTGGTTCAGTAACTGTagtaagaaaaggaaaataaaaaacacaaaaactaaGTGGATCAAATGCTTCACTTTCAGATTTTTTGTCATTAGCTCTTAATGCTCTTATCCCTCTTatccctttctcctcctctgggtcAGAGTTTGTGTTCCTCATAATCTATGTGAACAAATAAACATCTTTCAATGCAACTTAAACATGCTTAAAATAAAGAATGACCCCTGACTTAATAACAATTACAACTGAGAGCAAcaatttatgaaaataaaaatgtaataaaaagctGTGTGCTTTTCAGAATCACAATAACTTATAAACATTGGCCATGTTGATGTGAAAATTGAGTATATTTAAAGAGTATGATCAAAAAGGAATGTAAAATTATTGTGTTTGGCCTGGAAAAATCTGGTACAGTTCCTATTTGCAGTGATGAGCCCCAAGCTCCACAACCGTCCCCCAAATAATCAAATGTATCAAATGAGCACATCTCTAAAAACAATTCCTAAAGAAGAGTCTGTTGCATTAAAGTAATTTTTGCTAAGAGAAAATCCAATCGATTAGTATAACTCTGAAATCTGGTGATGCACCAACATGTCGTGGTCAGCGTGTAAAGCAAACTACTGCACTACATCACCACCAACCACGCCCACAGCCCGGATTTACTGTACGGTCGGATTCAGACCTCAGCTGAGACAGCTGAGAGTCTGGTTACAAAAATGAGTGGGCGCTTTCACCAGACGGTTGTTGTGCAACCTAAACCTGCTCTGGGTTTTAAATGCCCACCGCCATCAGCTGAGCGCACAGGCAAACAATCAATTTGTCGCTGGTGTCCGGTTAAAGCATCCTTGTAGCCTGTGCTGACCAAACTGCGTCTTACTCCCATGCATTTTATAAAGCTCGACTAAAGGTAATTGTCTTTATAGAGACGATCCCTTGTTTCTTCATTCCCTCACCTGGGTAAACCAAAAGCAAAAAACTAAACTAGCCACACTTAGCTAGCTAGCGACATCCTGTGCTAGGAGCTACTTAGTAAGCACTTACTGTAGTCCAGGTCATCCATTTTTGGCGCTTTACTTTTAGGCATAAATATTTCAGAATCGACTGTCATTCAACATCCGAAAAATATGGATATATGTGCGAATATATCCTCAAACAAGGTGGAAAAATACACAACCCTTAGTATCGAAATGTTGGGCCGAAGACAAAGAAGGTGGCGACACCGGAAGCGGCGTCTGGCTTTTGAGTACCCAGCTTCCGGTCagttgtttttcaaaataagttTCAATAAccaatttaaatgttttaaatgttttcagacaTAAAGctcaacagctgcacacacagatgaaAAACAACTGAGCTTATAAGTGTACAGTAACAGTAGCTGGCAACAGCCCAGAACAGCTATGAAGTAAACCTTTTATATCTATTTATATAGAGCTGCCATGTGTGGAAGAGAAAATACTAAAAGGAATACACCTGTTTAGTAACGATTCATCTTCTTTGTTTATTAGAGTGACTTAAGTGAAGACAAATTATGTTTTCAATGGGCAGCGGTTTACACAATGCATTAGATTCCAAAAGAATGTTGCTGATAAAATCAACTTCCCTCTCAtgatgtcacacaaacacatctgactGTTTTATGTGGACTTAGTCTTACTGCATGAACAGTAGAACAGGTTTGCTCCAGATAAACATTCTACATTTTTTTAACCATGAGTATTAACTGTGCATTGcagatgtaaatatttttattcttttagtaaTAAGTACAGTTTCATTACAGGCAGTGCACTACTGACATTTTAATGCTATTACCAACTGCGGGGTCAGACCTAAACACTATCAACATCAAATTGTTTTGTAAAAGATAAAAGGTATAGCCACAGATAACACAATCTTTAGGAAGGTAAACTGATTTGATTTAGTTTCTTAAACCTCAAGAGTAAACATTTTGGCAAAACTGCATTCATAGCATATATAGAAATTTTTCTATTTTGGTATTAAAGGACTAGCACTCACATTTTGAAGCTGTAAAAGCACAGTGTAACTGTGGTGGAGTAGCTGCATGGTGCATTCATAGGGGATAAAAGAAATCAAAACAGTCGAAGCAATGAGGTTGACTCAGTGTTTCTGGTAAACAGTTCATAATCATCATCCAGAATTTAAAGGCTTATAATACAAAGGCATTGATTTGTCCAGGCATGACCaagacctacagtatgttaatgATGAGCCAGAACACACCCTATTCATTGATTTGCTGCACAAGGTAATGATCTGTCCTTTGTCCAGGGCAAGCATGTTACCTTTAAAACATGACAAAGCTAGTAGTTCTGCTGTGAGGAGCACTGAACAATTCAGAGGTTTTCACCCAGTCATGGTATTGTCAGTGCAAATTTAGAATTCCCTAGTTTATGTAACCAGACTGCCTCATTTCTCACAATGCAAGTAGATTCATCTCCTGAACCAAAGACTGATCTAACAGTACAGAGCTGCtgagtttagtgtttctgtctttgtttctagagCAGGATTTTAGAGCTTTTAAATTATTGTGAGATCATAGTATTGTATCACTAAAGTCCTTCATCATTCCACATGTAAATGCATTTAAGAATAGGAATTTAATGTGAGCAGTATAGTGCATCTAATTCCTAGAACAAAATCTGACTCTGCTTGTTCATCTATCTATGAGCCTTTTGATTCTTTTGTGCTGATTCCAGTCCAGTTGTTGTGCAAAGTAAATGCACCACTAACTACTTAATAGAGGCAATTAATGAAAGGTAATTACACCTCCATTCGTCTCTAAGCACAGACAGTGAtacatagtagtagtagttatgAGGGCTAAGGGTTGTGATTCTGAAAAACATCTTTGCTGAACAGTCTAAAACCACTGACAAAGCTTTCTTTGTTCAAACATTTTATGTTAAATATGTAGCAAAGTAAGATCCCACTGACATCATCATTGTGCATCCACTGgctaaaaaaaagacaagcaaGTAATGTGAAATGTCACCGTTCAACAGCTCCATTGCTCCTGTTCATGTAATCGGCATAAAAAGCTTGATCTAGCTGCTCTACATCAACTCACTGGCATAAACAAACATGGTCATTACAAACGTTCCTTTGCACTGATAATTCATCAGTGGAGAGTAGTGTGCTCAGAGATATAAAAGAGAATCACCAGTTCACCATTATGTGTAAAGATTCAAGCAGAGCTCTCCATTATTGTAGCGGACGGACTTTCTGATAGGTAGATCAAGATTAAGGTCTTCTAAGCCAGGAAGGGCAGAGTTACAATTATACTGTATGCTCCAGTGTCAGATAAGGCATTGCTCTCAGGGACGGAGGTTTTATTTTCAAACTTTTTGGACACTGGAAGTGGGGCTGAAGTTTTTTGTGACAATTCATCTTGATTCATTATGATTGAGAACATCTCTACATTTAATCTCACTGTAAGGCAAAAAATCAGGTAGTGCTTCTCTGCATGCATACTGGCAGGTATACATCCAACACATGCACTATCTGCACAAAGAAAATCCTATGAACATTCAATTGTATTTTCCTTCTATTGATCCCAGGCTGTGCAGTTTTCATGCTTCTCAGTATACGCTGTGTGTAGTTCAACAGCAGTGCAAGGAGGCGCAGTTTCCATCCGTGTTTAAATTCATTATAAATCCCTGTAGTCATGCTCCAATGTTGCGTGGCTCGGCAGGTCTTCCCTTTCATTAAACTCCAGAAAAGCAGTTCCTGCAATTCAGGCTATTTTAGGTCTTTCTGATATTCTTTGCTGTGAGTAAAGATAGCAACAATGATTACATCATTCAGTAGAGGGCTTTATCAGTCAGCTCAACCAATCCCTGATTAGAATCTAGTGATCTTCACTCCAGTGTCACCTACAATGAGACGGGCCATGGAAGGGTGGACCTGTGAAATattgagataaaaaaaagagtAGTTGTTaaggcttgtttttttattacatagATAATAGTCAAATACTAAGTTTGCTCAtcctctgtggtggaaattacaGTTACTTCAGCATGTGCTTTACTAATGGCACAGTCCAAAAGAATAAAACCTAAACCACACTTATTTACACATAACAGCATTTaagtttttttacattttacataaaaactGTTTGACTTCTTTCTGACCTGTGCCTGAAGTGGTCCATAGGGCACTAGTTCTCCATCTACAGTGAGGGTTCCTCTTGTagacagaggctgcagcctgaAAGCCCTGCAGGTAACATGGCTCACATAGGGTGAGCTGACAGAGTGATGGGTCCCTCTTTCCATGGCAAAGAACAGTCTCAGCAGCGTGGCTCTAGAGATCCCTGCCCGTACAAAGGTCAGGTGGATCAGCCCATCGTCAAACCTAGCCTGGGGTGCAGCATGGAGGTCAGCCCCAAGGTGTGTTTGATAAAGGGCCAGGACCAGGACAAAGTCGCCTTCAAGGGTGACCCAGTCTCTGGTGGGAAGGGGTTGGTCCAGTGGGGGTAACAAGTCATCTCTAGGTACATTTAAAGGCAGTGAGACATAAGGACGGTTCTTAAGGGGTCCTGCTGGCTCGGCAATGTCAAAGTTAAACGATGAGGATGGTGTGCGTAAAGAAGGTGAGGGCGAAGTGGAACTTGGGGTGTTAGGACGGGGGGCGAGGTAGGATGAGGAGTGTGGGGAGGCACATGATGGAGAGGAAGGGGGTGTTGGAGAAAGAGACAATGAGAGGGAGGGGAGTTTAGGGGGCAGGGAATTTGAGTGGGAGTGCTGTAGGAGTGACAGGGGTCTCGGCCTGGAAGCGTTCTGATTTTGGTCCAGGTTTTTAGGTTTGTAAGAAAAGGGGGAGTGGCGAAAGGGAGAGGAAATGGTGAGAGCTCGTTCCCGTGAAACGTCCAGTGGAAAGGGTTCTTTCTGGTAGTAGGTTCCATTTAAATCCATGTCCTCAGCTTCACATGAGGTCGTAGAATCTGCTTCTACCTCCTGCCTTAGAGGTTGGCTGAAAAGGGCACTGACTATCTGATTTGAAGGGGCAGAATTCTTTCTTAGTGCAGTTCTAGCCTCTTGGTAGCTAAAACAACCTTCTGTCTCTTCATCTGCCTCTCGTCCCATGTCTACCCCATAGCGTTCACCAAGTTCTCTCGCACGCAATACTCCCTCCCCCTCAAGAGAACCCCCACTCCCTTCCCCATCCTTCCCTCTATCATCCTCCTTCAACTCACTGGAGTCTTGCTGTACCCTTTCCTCATCCTCCCTTTCATCCTTGATCCCTTccagcctctcctcccttcccaTATTGCATTCATCCTTTTCATTAGATTCTGAACTTGTCCCAGACCTCTCCTCTtcagcctccatctccatctccccctccctctctctgtcctctgccaGACTGCTAGCCCTCACCACaccggtccctcctcctctggctcgttctcttctcctctctctttctcgctgcCTTTCCTCTTTTTCCCTTTCCCCCTCCCCCATGCGCAAGCTCCTCTGTTCGCTGATGCCCATGTCAGAGCAGGTACGATGAATGGGTGTTCGGCAGAAGCCCTCAAGACCTTCTGTAATACTCCGGGAGAG from Betta splendens chromosome 16, fBetSpl5.4, whole genome shotgun sequence carries:
- the cyth2 gene encoding cytohesin-2, with the protein product MTVDSEIFMPKSKAPKMDDLDYIPVDLSPEERSELEDIRRRKSVLLQEIQRLREELREAILEVEGLESSTEGSKTLQKSRHVAMGRKKFNMDPKKGIVFLVENELLRHTPEDIAQFLYKGEGLNKTAIGDYLGERDDFNIKVLQAFVDLHEFTDLNLVQALRQFLWSFRLPGEAQKIDRMMEAFAQRYCHCNPGVFQSTDTCYVLSFAIIMLNTSLHNPNVRDKPGVDRFISMNRGINEGGDLPEELLRNLYESIKNEPFKIPEDDGNDLTHTFFNPDREGWLLKLGGRVKTWKRRWFILTDNCLYYFEYTTDKEPRGIIPLENLSIREVEDPRKPNCFELYIPNNRGQLIKACKTEADGRVVEGNHMVYRISAPTPEEKDEWIHSIKSAVSVDPFYEMLAARKKRISLKKKEEQP
- the sphk2 gene encoding sphingosine kinase 2, which codes for MRSPEPAEALLHGQFASWGSGSNSNSNSCPSSPGGQGGLSPAASPVSTLASNYALTLTHTHIHIQRLSPRPGKEARLLLPLTELVGCSCPRAPAPPLLVLYWYPPGKRRKGVSRRRQVRAYLAESRPEAERWSAAVQCLLRGVTVTADTEFSRSLLPRPRRLLLLVNPFSGRGLAMQWCQTHILPMIREANISYNLIQTERQNHARELIREISLSEWDGIVIVSGDGLLHEVMNGLMERPDWEQAIKTPVGILPCGSGNALAGSINHYAGYDMCLREPLLLNCCFLLCRGGVRPMDLVSVTTSPAPSSNTRASVARRLFSFLSVAWGFVSDVDIESERYRGLGSARFTLGTLVRIASLRSYKGRLSYLPPSVVTTSPDVTPPPRRPLSRSITEGLEGFCRTPIHRTCSDMGISEQRSLRMGEGEREKEERQRERERRRERARGGGTGVVRASSLAEDREREGEMEMEAEEERSGTSSESNEKDECNMGREERLEGIKDEREDEERVQQDSSELKEDDRGKDGEGSGGSLEGEGVLRARELGERYGVDMGREADEETEGCFSYQEARTALRKNSAPSNQIVSALFSQPLRQEVEADSTTSCEAEDMDLNGTYYQKEPFPLDVSRERALTISSPFRHSPFSYKPKNLDQNQNASRPRPLSLLQHSHSNSLPPKLPSLSLSLSPTPPSSPSCASPHSSSYLAPRPNTPSSTSPSPSLRTPSSSFNFDIAEPAGPLKNRPYVSLPLNVPRDDLLPPLDQPLPTRDWVTLEGDFVLVLALYQTHLGADLHAAPQARFDDGLIHLTFVRAGISRATLLRLFFAMERGTHHSVSSPYVSHVTCRAFRLQPLSTRGTLTVDGELVPYGPLQAQVHPSMARLIVGDTGVKITRF